A single Cupriavidus sp. D39 DNA region contains:
- a CDS encoding cell division protein ZipA C-terminal FtsZ-binding domain-containing protein, protein MTLQTALIVAGIVLLLLVVAYNQWQIRKARRPRALQPEDDLPPMREPVVSPVIKPEVSAKLHEPSPEHQVERREPTLSASPLDAAAVAARMAASSADADDALADEVAVAAAPSSTHAPHAAAGKPGHAEESGQPAGSAEPHDAADHEEHAEQVKPKQEPAPAKEPQPEPVALDGQPTPAVIDPLIDCIVPLHLERKSSGDRILPLTGRLRRAGTKQVHIEGLRSEANAWEPVTAGHQYEDLQVAVQLANRGGALNALEFSEFVNAVEALAEALDASAELPDMTETVANGRELDAFAASCDVQLGVNVISDGAPWSAAYVQTVATQDGLVLSRDGTRFTRYQANAEGVQRALFTLQFGDTNFLRDDLTAKAGRQITLLLDVPSAAQATKPFKTVCEYGYSLAQRMGAQLVDDNMRPLSESSFVAIFGQLQTLYDKLEARGMPAGSPVTLRLFSL, encoded by the coding sequence ATGACGCTCCAGACAGCCCTGATCGTTGCCGGTATTGTCCTGCTGCTGCTGGTCGTAGCCTACAACCAGTGGCAGATCCGCAAGGCGCGCCGCCCGCGCGCGCTGCAGCCCGAAGACGACCTGCCGCCGATGCGCGAGCCGGTGGTCAGCCCGGTGATCAAGCCGGAAGTCAGCGCCAAGCTGCACGAGCCGTCGCCCGAGCATCAGGTCGAGCGCCGCGAGCCAACGCTGTCGGCCTCGCCGCTGGACGCCGCCGCCGTGGCGGCTCGCATGGCCGCCAGCTCGGCCGATGCCGACGACGCCCTGGCGGACGAAGTCGCCGTTGCCGCGGCGCCCTCATCGACTCATGCGCCCCATGCGGCTGCCGGCAAGCCCGGGCATGCCGAGGAGTCGGGACAGCCTGCCGGGTCCGCTGAGCCGCATGACGCTGCGGACCATGAAGAACACGCCGAACAGGTCAAGCCCAAGCAGGAGCCTGCGCCTGCCAAAGAACCGCAGCCCGAGCCCGTTGCACTGGATGGCCAGCCCACGCCGGCCGTCATCGATCCGCTGATCGACTGCATCGTGCCGCTGCACCTGGAGCGCAAGAGCTCGGGCGATCGCATCCTGCCGCTCACCGGCCGCCTGCGCCGCGCGGGGACCAAGCAGGTGCATATCGAAGGCCTGCGCAGCGAAGCCAATGCCTGGGAGCCGGTCACCGCCGGCCATCAGTACGAAGACCTGCAGGTCGCGGTGCAGCTCGCCAACCGCGGCGGCGCGCTCAATGCGCTCGAGTTTTCCGAGTTCGTCAATGCGGTGGAAGCGCTGGCCGAAGCGCTCGACGCCTCCGCCGAGCTGCCGGACATGACCGAGACGGTGGCCAATGGCCGCGAGCTGGATGCGTTTGCCGCCAGTTGTGACGTGCAGCTTGGCGTCAACGTGATCTCCGACGGCGCGCCATGGTCGGCCGCCTATGTGCAGACCGTGGCGACCCAGGACGGGCTGGTGCTGTCGCGCGATGGCACGCGCTTCACGCGCTATCAGGCCAACGCCGAGGGCGTGCAGCGGGCCTTGTTCACGCTGCAGTTCGGCGACACCAACTTCCTGCGCGATGACCTCACGGCCAAGGCTGGCCGCCAGATCACGCTGCTGCTCGATGTGCCGTCCGCGGCGCAGGCGACCAAGCCGTTCAAGACTGTTTGCGAGTACGGCTACAGCCTGGCGCAGCGCATGGGCGCGCAGCTGGTCGACGACAATATGCGGCCGCTGAGCGAATCGTCCTTCGTCGCCATCTTCGGCCAGCTTCAGACGCTCTACGACAAGCTCGAGGCGCGCGGCATGCCTGCGGGCTCGCCGGTGACGCTGCGTTTGTTCAGTCTCTGA
- the smc gene encoding chromosome segregation protein SMC: protein MRLSSIKLAGFKSFVDPTNFQVPGQLVGIVGPNGCGKSNIIDAVRWVLGESRASELRGESMQDVIFNGSTARKQAGRASVELVFDNPEGRAGGQWSQYAEIAVKRVLTRDGTSSYYINNQAVRRRDIQDIFLGTGLGPRAYAIIGQGMISRIIEAKPDDMRIFLEEAAGVSKYKERRRETENRLSDTRENLTRVEDILRELGTNLDKLEGQAEVAQRFKTLQSDGEEKQHLLWLLRKREAQAEQERHTRAIEQAQIDLEAQTAQLRHVEAELETMRAAHYAASDNMHTAQGGLYEANAEVSKLEAEIRYVVESRNRVQAQIAALTAQREQWQGKAEQATDALAQAEEELAVAEGRTIEAQEAVAHKTDELPTLEAQWRDAQVLSNEQRASIMQAEQALKLEAAQQRSADQMLQQLEQRRERLSGEEKGLDRPDEIRLEEQRAELAEQDAVLEEAQAILADSADSVPRLDSERRSAQERVQREAAAIGSLEARLAALRQLQENVQTEGKVQPWLAKHGLAELPRLWKKLHIEPGWESALESVLREKLGALEVSNLDWIKSFLSDAPPAKLAFYSPPPAARPQEAPAGLRPLMALVQITEPGIRAVMQDWLADIYTAADMASALAQRATLPEGASFVVAEGHLVGRNSVHLYAADSEQAGMLAREQEIENLQKQARAQLLLSDEAKSQAVRAEAAYTQASAALTEARGRSEQATRRVHALQMDVLKLSQAMERYAARSGQIREELAEIAAQIEEQRAIRAESEASFEQHDAALAEMQSTHEDHQMAFEALDSKLSSARHQLRDFERAAQEALFAERNLANRIDELRRNIQTAGDQSERLAQSLEDARVELETINEQTAHTGLQDALERRAVKEEKLQLARTELDALSAQLRQYDDQRLAAERSLQPLRDRITEYQLKEQAARLNQEQFSEQLTTAEVDEAALAEKLTPDLKPSYLQGEVTRLNNAINALGPVNMAALDELAAARERKTFLDAQSADLVDAITTLEDAIHKIDQETRAMLQGTFDQVNHHFGELFPLLFGGGQAKLIMTGDEILDAGVQVMAQPPGKKNSTIHLLSGGEKALTAIALVFAMFQLNPAPFCLLDEVDAPLDDANTERYANMVARMSDKTQFVFISHNKIAMEMAHQLIGVTMQEQGVSRIVAVDMDAAISMAEAA from the coding sequence GTGCGACTGTCCTCGATCAAGCTGGCGGGCTTCAAGTCCTTCGTCGATCCCACCAATTTTCAAGTGCCCGGCCAACTGGTCGGCATCGTCGGTCCCAACGGCTGCGGCAAATCGAACATCATCGATGCGGTGCGCTGGGTGCTGGGCGAGTCGCGTGCCTCCGAGCTGCGCGGCGAGTCCATGCAGGACGTGATCTTCAATGGCTCCACCGCGCGCAAGCAGGCGGGGCGCGCTAGCGTCGAACTGGTGTTCGACAACCCCGAGGGGCGCGCTGGCGGGCAATGGAGCCAATATGCCGAGATCGCCGTCAAGCGGGTGCTGACCCGCGACGGCACGTCCTCCTACTACATCAACAACCAGGCCGTGCGCCGCCGCGACATCCAGGACATCTTCCTGGGCACCGGCCTGGGGCCGCGCGCCTACGCCATCATCGGGCAGGGCATGATCTCGCGCATCATCGAGGCCAAGCCCGACGACATGCGGATCTTCCTGGAAGAAGCCGCAGGCGTGTCCAAGTACAAGGAACGCCGCCGCGAAACCGAAAACCGCCTGTCGGACACGCGCGAGAACCTGACCCGCGTCGAAGACATCCTGCGCGAGCTTGGCACCAACCTGGACAAGCTTGAAGGGCAGGCCGAAGTGGCCCAGCGCTTCAAGACCTTGCAGTCCGACGGCGAGGAAAAGCAGCACCTGTTGTGGTTGCTGCGCAAGCGCGAGGCCCAGGCCGAGCAGGAGCGGCACACGCGCGCCATCGAGCAGGCCCAGATCGACCTGGAAGCGCAAACCGCGCAACTGCGCCACGTCGAGGCCGAGCTCGAGACCATGCGCGCCGCGCATTACGCGGCCTCGGACAATATGCACACCGCGCAGGGCGGCTTGTACGAGGCCAATGCCGAAGTCAGCAAGCTCGAAGCCGAGATCCGCTATGTGGTGGAGTCGCGCAACCGCGTGCAGGCCCAGATCGCCGCACTGACGGCGCAGCGCGAGCAGTGGCAGGGCAAGGCCGAGCAGGCTACCGATGCCCTGGCGCAGGCCGAGGAAGAACTGGCGGTGGCCGAAGGCCGCACCATCGAGGCCCAGGAGGCCGTCGCGCACAAGACCGACGAGCTGCCCACGCTGGAAGCCCAATGGCGCGATGCCCAGGTGCTGTCCAACGAGCAGCGCGCCAGCATCATGCAGGCCGAGCAGGCACTCAAGCTGGAGGCCGCGCAGCAGCGCAGCGCCGACCAGATGCTGCAGCAGCTCGAGCAGCGCCGCGAGCGCTTGTCCGGCGAAGAAAAGGGGCTGGACCGTCCCGATGAGATCCGCCTGGAAGAGCAGCGCGCCGAGCTGGCCGAGCAGGATGCCGTGCTGGAAGAGGCGCAGGCCATCCTGGCTGACTCCGCCGATAGCGTGCCGCGCCTGGACAGTGAGCGCCGCAGCGCGCAGGAGCGCGTGCAGCGCGAGGCCGCCGCGATCGGGTCGCTGGAAGCGCGCCTGGCCGCGCTCAGGCAGTTGCAGGAAAACGTGCAGACCGAAGGCAAGGTGCAGCCGTGGCTGGCCAAGCACGGCCTGGCCGAGTTGCCGCGCCTGTGGAAGAAGCTCCATATCGAGCCGGGCTGGGAAAGCGCGCTGGAATCCGTGCTGCGCGAAAAGCTCGGCGCGCTCGAAGTCTCCAACCTGGACTGGATCAAGTCCTTCCTGTCCGACGCGCCGCCTGCCAAGCTGGCCTTCTACTCGCCGCCGCCGGCCGCGCGCCCGCAGGAAGCCCCTGCCGGCCTGCGCCCGCTGATGGCGCTGGTGCAGATCACCGAGCCCGGCATCCGGGCCGTGATGCAGGACTGGCTGGCCGACATCTACACCGCTGCCGACATGGCGTCGGCGCTGGCCCAGCGCGCCACGCTGCCGGAAGGCGCGTCGTTCGTGGTGGCCGAGGGCCACCTGGTGGGCCGCAACTCGGTCCACCTCTATGCGGCCGATTCCGAGCAGGCCGGCATGCTGGCCCGCGAGCAGGAAATCGAAAACCTGCAGAAGCAGGCGCGCGCCCAGCTGCTGCTGTCCGACGAGGCCAAGAGCCAGGCGGTCCGCGCCGAAGCAGCCTACACGCAGGCCAGCGCGGCGCTCACCGAGGCGCGCGGGCGCAGCGAGCAAGCCACCCGCCGCGTGCACGCGCTGCAGATGGACGTGCTCAAGCTGTCGCAGGCCATGGAGCGCTACGCCGCGCGCAGCGGCCAGATTCGCGAGGAACTGGCGGAAATCGCCGCGCAGATCGAAGAGCAGCGCGCCATCCGCGCGGAATCCGAAGCCAGCTTCGAGCAGCATGACGCCGCCCTGGCGGAGATGCAGTCTACCCACGAAGACCACCAGATGGCCTTCGAAGCGCTGGACAGCAAGCTGTCATCGGCACGGCACCAGCTGCGCGACTTCGAGCGCGCGGCGCAGGAAGCCCTGTTTGCCGAGCGCAACCTGGCTAACCGCATCGACGAGCTGCGCCGCAATATCCAGACCGCCGGCGACCAGTCGGAGCGTCTTGCGCAATCGCTGGAAGACGCCCGCGTCGAGCTGGAAACCATCAACGAGCAGACCGCCCACACCGGCCTGCAGGATGCGCTGGAGCGGCGTGCCGTGAAGGAAGAAAAGCTCCAGCTCGCCCGCACCGAGCTGGACGCGCTGTCGGCGCAACTGCGCCAGTACGACGACCAGCGCCTGGCCGCCGAGCGCAGCCTGCAGCCGCTGCGCGACCGCATCACCGAGTACCAGTTGAAGGAACAGGCCGCGCGCCTGAACCAGGAGCAGTTCAGCGAGCAACTGACCACCGCCGAGGTGGACGAGGCCGCGCTGGCCGAGAAGCTCACGCCCGATCTCAAGCCCTCCTACCTGCAGGGCGAGGTCACGCGCCTGAACAACGCCATCAATGCGCTCGGGCCGGTGAACATGGCCGCGCTGGACGAACTGGCGGCGGCGCGCGAGCGCAAGACCTTCCTCGATGCGCAGTCGGCCGACCTGGTCGACGCCATCACCACGCTGGAAGACGCGATCCACAAGATCGACCAGGAAACCCGCGCGATGCTGCAGGGGACCTTCGACCAGGTCAACCACCACTTCGGCGAGCTGTTCCCGTTGCTGTTCGGTGGCGGGCAAGCCAAGCTGATCATGACCGGTGACGAAATCCTCGACGCGGGCGTGCAGGTGATGGCGCAGCCGCCGGGCAAGAAGAACTCGACCATTCACCTGCTGTCGGGCGGCGAGAAGGCCCTGACGGCCATCGCGCTGGTGTTCGCCATGTTCCAGCTCAATCCGGCGCCGTTCTGCTTGCTCGACGAGGTGGACGCGCCGCTGGACGATGCCAATACGGAGCGCTACGCCAATATGGTGGCGCGCATGTCGGACAAGACCCAGTTCGTCTTCATTTCCCACAATAAAATCGCAATGGAAATGGCACACCAGTTGATTGGCGTGACGATGCAGGAGCAAGGGGTATCGCGTATCGTCGCCGTGGATATGGACGCAGCGATCTCGATGGCGGAGGCAGCATGA